A stretch of Macadamia integrifolia cultivar HAES 741 chromosome 7, SCU_Mint_v3, whole genome shotgun sequence DNA encodes these proteins:
- the LOC122084209 gene encoding cytokinin riboside 5'-monophosphate phosphoribohydrolase LOG5-like, whose protein sequence is MSNAIKAKCGYCRQEISASCIVNKGESSTVTNGGCASVGGGGGIGGGGGGYDVKDIEALEDRVVHLGIKKIRGETEGKVKPVADMHQRKAEMTHHFACFIALPSGYGTLVELLEVITWAQLGIFM, encoded by the exons ATGAGCAATGCAATCAAGGCTAAGTGTGGCTATTGTCGACAGGAAATAAGCGCTAGTTGTATCGTTAATAAGGGAGAAAGCTCCACAGTGACGAACGGTGGTTGTGCTTctgttggaggaggaggaggaatagGAGGGGGTGGTGGAGG CTATGATGTTAAAGATATCGAAGCCTTGGAGGATAGGGTCGTTCATTTGGGCATTAAAAAG ATAAGAGGAGAAACAGAGGGAAAGGTGAAACCTGTAGCTGATATGCACCAAAGGAAAGCTGAGATGACCCACCATTTTGCTTGTTTTATTGCCTTACCAAGTGGGTATGGAACTCTTGTAGAGTTGCTGGAGGTGATAACCTGGGCTCAGCTTGGCATATTTATGTAA